One Cryptomeria japonica chromosome 9, Sugi_1.0, whole genome shotgun sequence genomic window carries:
- the LOC131053050 gene encoding SKP1-like protein 1B: MAKECKVRLKSSDDEMFEVDQAVAFESQTIKNMIEDTGAESAVPLPNVSSKILAKVIEYCKYHVDAAKTSEEKSATSEEDVKGWDQEFVKVDQATLFDLILAANYLNIKNLLDLTCQTVADMIKGKTPEEIRKTFNIKNDFTPEEEEEVRRENQWAFE; encoded by the exons ATGGCGAAGGAATGCAAAGTGCGATTGAAGAGCTCAGATGATGAAATGTTCGAGGTTGACCAGGCTGTGGCATTTGAATCTCAGACAATCAAGAATATGATTGAGGATACGGGTGCGGAGAGCGCCGTGCCCTTGCCGAATGTAAGCAGCAAGATCCTGGCGAAAGTTATCGAATATTGTAAGTATCATGTGGATGCCGCCAAGACCAGTGAAGAGAAGAGCGCCACTTCGGAGGAGGATGTTAAGGGTTGGGATCAGGAGTTCGTGAAGGTGGATCAGGCTACCCTTTTCGATCTTATCCTG GCCGCAAACTATCTGAATATAAAGAATCTTCTGGATTTAACGTGCCAAACTGTAGCTGACATGATCAAGGGCAAAACCCCAGAAGAGATCCGAAAAACATTTAATATCAAAAATGACTTCACTCCTGAAGAGGAGGAGGAAGTCAGGCGTGAAAATCAATGGGCCTTTGAGTAA